A window from Streptomyces sp. NBC_00335 encodes these proteins:
- a CDS encoding carbohydrate ABC transporter permease, with the protein MRRRRAWDEVPRWQIYLPLGIYLLFTLIPFYWILLFALRPAGSTSLVPWPMTTEHFEKVWTERGFATFFQNSLLIGLATLVMTTVIALAGGYALARFDFRIKKGFMLALLCSQFMPGALLLVPLFQTFASLRMINSLGSVIIAETVFQLPLSMILISGFIKNVPYSLEEAAWVDGCNRFGAFRIVVLPLLRPGLVAVGSFAFVHAWNHFLFALMFLSSQDKQTIPVGLNTLMGADSVDLGALAAGGVIAAVPVVIVFAFIQRWLVTGFSAGAVKG; encoded by the coding sequence ATGAGACGGCGTCGCGCCTGGGACGAGGTCCCCCGGTGGCAGATCTACCTGCCGCTCGGCATCTATCTTCTCTTCACCCTGATCCCCTTCTACTGGATCCTGCTCTTCGCCCTGCGGCCGGCGGGCTCCACCTCACTGGTGCCGTGGCCCATGACCACCGAGCACTTCGAGAAGGTGTGGACCGAGCGGGGCTTCGCCACCTTCTTCCAGAACAGCCTGCTCATCGGCCTCGCGACCCTGGTGATGACCACGGTGATCGCGCTCGCCGGGGGCTACGCGCTGGCCCGCTTCGACTTCCGGATCAAGAAGGGCTTCATGCTGGCCCTGCTGTGCTCCCAGTTCATGCCGGGGGCGCTGCTGCTCGTACCGTTGTTCCAGACCTTCGCGAGTCTGCGCATGATCAACTCGCTGGGCAGCGTCATCATCGCGGAGACCGTCTTCCAGCTCCCCTTGTCCATGATCCTCATCAGCGGCTTCATCAAGAACGTGCCGTACTCGCTGGAGGAGGCGGCCTGGGTGGACGGCTGCAACCGCTTCGGCGCGTTCCGCATCGTCGTCCTGCCGCTCCTGCGGCCCGGTCTGGTCGCCGTCGGCTCGTTCGCCTTCGTCCACGCCTGGAACCACTTCCTCTTCGCGCTGATGTTCCTCAGCAGCCAGGACAAGCAGACCATCCCGGTCGGCCTGAACACCCTGATGGGCGCGGACAGTGTCGACCTCGGCGCCCTCGCCGCGGGTGGGGTGATCGCGGCGGTGCCCGTCGTGATCGTGTTCGCCTTCATCCAGAGGTGGCTGGTCACCGGCTTCAGCGCAGGGGCGGTGAAGGGATGA
- a CDS encoding Gfo/Idh/MocA family protein → MSNASGTPRTPVPVVLAGARGHGRSHLRGIRRLEHLGLVRLVGVCELRPLDAGELEGFGAPEQSSDLDSLLASTGAGIAVLCTPIQTHTDLALTAARHGAHILLEKPPAPSYAEFRRMADAVAEAGVSCQIGFQSLGSHAVAAIRRLIEEGEIGELLGVGAAGAWVRDEAYFQRAPWAGRRRLDGVDVVDGALTNPLAHAVATTLALAGSTRAEDVEAIEAELLRANAIESDDTSCVRIVTSAGTRLTVAATLCAETDSEPYVVVHGSRGRITFWYRQDRVLLQRAGHGPEESVHGRTDLLENLVGHVTDGEGLYVPPEETGAFMRVVEAIRLAPDPVALPDAYWRTEAGRAAPRRVVDGIDALVDRSAHALGLYSELGAPWTLPTGAGTR, encoded by the coding sequence ATGAGCAACGCCTCCGGCACCCCACGCACCCCCGTGCCCGTGGTCCTGGCGGGTGCGCGCGGCCACGGCCGTTCGCACCTGCGGGGCATCCGCCGGCTCGAACACCTCGGCCTGGTCCGCCTCGTCGGCGTATGCGAGCTGCGGCCGCTCGACGCCGGCGAGTTGGAGGGGTTCGGCGCCCCGGAGCAGTCCTCGGACCTCGACTCGCTGCTGGCCTCGACCGGGGCCGGGATCGCCGTGCTCTGTACGCCGATCCAGACCCACACCGATCTGGCCCTGACCGCCGCCCGCCACGGCGCACACATCCTCCTGGAGAAGCCCCCTGCACCGTCGTACGCGGAGTTCCGCCGGATGGCGGACGCGGTCGCGGAGGCCGGCGTGTCCTGCCAGATCGGCTTCCAGTCCCTCGGATCGCATGCCGTTGCCGCCATCAGGCGGCTCATCGAGGAGGGTGAGATAGGCGAACTCCTCGGAGTCGGCGCGGCCGGGGCGTGGGTCCGTGACGAGGCGTACTTCCAGCGCGCGCCCTGGGCCGGCCGCCGGCGCCTGGACGGCGTCGACGTCGTCGACGGGGCCCTGACCAACCCGCTGGCCCACGCCGTCGCCACCACGCTGGCCCTCGCCGGCAGTACGCGGGCCGAGGACGTCGAGGCGATCGAGGCCGAACTCCTGCGCGCCAACGCCATCGAGTCCGACGACACCTCCTGCGTCCGGATCGTGACCTCGGCAGGCACCCGGCTCACCGTCGCGGCGACCCTGTGCGCCGAGACGGACTCCGAGCCGTACGTGGTGGTCCACGGCAGCCGGGGCCGCATCACCTTCTGGTACCGGCAGGACCGGGTGCTGCTCCAGCGGGCCGGGCACGGGCCGGAGGAGAGCGTCCACGGGCGGACCGATCTCCTGGAGAACCTCGTCGGCCATGTGACGGACGGCGAGGGACTGTACGTACCGCCCGAGGAGACCGGCGCGTTCATGCGGGTCGTGGAGGCGATCCGGCTGGCGCCCGACCCCGTGGCGCTGCCGGACGCGTACTGGCGCACCGAGGCGGGCCGGGCCGCGCCGCGCCGGGTCGTCGACGGGATCGACGCACTCGTCGACAGGAGTGCCCACGCGCTCGGCCTCTACTCCGAGCTGGGCGCCCCCTGGACGCTGCCGACCGGGGCGGGGACCCGATGA
- a CDS encoding pectate lyase family protein — MRPTRAWAVGATALVLSVTGPTAAAHAGPAAPDPARQVLAAGDGWASEGTGTSGGAAADASRVFTVTTWEQLRAALAVAGTEPRIVKVVGTLNATAAGCAAFEAPGYDFAAYLAAYDPAVWGHDTEVSGEQEDLRAASAKAQGKAIKAYVPANTTIVGVGRNAGITGGSLQIQGVDNVVVRNLTVESPLDCFPQWDPTDGATGAWNSEYDSVVAYGSTHVWIDHNTFTDGAHPDSSLPSYYGEPYQQHDGELDIVRGADLVTVSWNVFADHDKTLMIGNSDSAGATDRGKLRTTLHHNLFKNVVERAPRVRFGKVDAYNNHFVVRGSDYSYSLGIGIESQLVAERNAFTLAGGVQAGKILKKWKDAPVTTAGNLVNGAPLDLLAVHNAQFPEEILRADAGWTPSLRTRVDVPQAVPALVDHRAGAGRIC; from the coding sequence ATGCGACCCACACGAGCATGGGCGGTGGGCGCCACCGCCCTCGTCCTGAGCGTCACCGGACCCACGGCCGCCGCGCACGCCGGACCCGCGGCGCCCGACCCCGCCCGTCAGGTCCTTGCGGCCGGTGACGGCTGGGCGTCCGAAGGTACGGGAACGAGCGGCGGCGCCGCGGCCGATGCCTCCCGCGTCTTCACCGTCACCACCTGGGAGCAGTTGCGTGCGGCGCTCGCCGTCGCGGGCACCGAGCCGCGGATCGTCAAGGTCGTGGGCACGCTGAACGCCACGGCAGCCGGCTGCGCGGCCTTCGAGGCTCCCGGGTACGACTTCGCGGCGTACCTCGCCGCCTACGACCCCGCGGTCTGGGGGCACGACACCGAGGTCAGCGGGGAGCAGGAGGATCTGCGCGCCGCCTCCGCCAAGGCGCAGGGGAAGGCCATCAAGGCGTACGTCCCCGCCAACACGACGATCGTCGGCGTCGGCAGGAACGCCGGCATCACCGGCGGCAGCCTTCAGATCCAGGGCGTCGACAACGTCGTCGTCCGCAACCTGACCGTGGAGAGCCCTCTCGACTGCTTCCCGCAGTGGGACCCTACGGACGGGGCGACGGGTGCGTGGAACTCCGAGTACGACAGCGTGGTCGCGTACGGCTCCACCCATGTCTGGATCGACCACAACACGTTCACCGACGGGGCCCACCCGGACAGTTCGCTGCCCTCGTACTACGGTGAGCCCTACCAGCAGCACGACGGCGAGCTGGACATCGTGCGCGGCGCCGACCTGGTCACCGTCTCCTGGAACGTCTTCGCCGACCACGACAAGACCCTGATGATCGGCAACAGCGACAGCGCGGGCGCCACCGACCGCGGCAAGCTGCGTACCACCCTCCACCACAATCTCTTCAAGAACGTCGTCGAGCGGGCGCCGCGGGTCCGTTTCGGCAAGGTCGACGCGTACAACAACCACTTCGTGGTGCGCGGTTCGGACTATTCCTACAGCCTGGGCATCGGAATCGAGTCCCAGCTCGTCGCGGAGAGGAACGCCTTCACGCTCGCCGGGGGCGTCCAGGCCGGCAAGATCCTCAAGAAGTGGAAGGACGCCCCGGTCACCACTGCGGGCAACCTCGTCAACGGTGCGCCGCTCGACCTCCTCGCGGTCCACAACGCCCAGTTCCCCGAAGAGATCCTGCGCGCCGACGCGGGCTGGACGCCGTCCCTTCGCACCCGGGTCGACGTGCCGCAGGCCGTGCCCGCCCTCGTCGACCACCGTGCGGGCGCGGGCCGCATCTGCTGA
- a CDS encoding ABC transporter substrate-binding protein has product MTGFRQGRRRAVCALALTSVLALTVTACGDDGSGAAGDKGGEGSGKGEITFWDNNGGVRTDVWKVIIADFEKQNPGIKVNYVGIASTEVQSKYDTAIQGGGLPDVGGVGAAMLAGIAVQNALEPLDARVDGSALKGKLNAGMVESVKSAGGKDKLFTVPTSASNGVLYYRTDLFAAAGLPTPDTWSAFYAAADKLTRKDANKFGYTIRGGAGSIAQALDAMYGQSGVTGFWDGDKTTVNDPKNVAALEKYVGLFKNNTPAADVNNDFTKMVAQWDSGEIGMVSHNLGSYKDHVKALGTEKFRGVPNPTTDDGTRVQVSHPVDGLALFSSSKNKSAAWKFIEFAASHASNSKWNESAGAIPANTEAAQDPWIQKAEPTKLAAEALFSGKATIVQLPYYLPDWNTISKADNEPAFQKVLLGKSTSKDFLDSLAEQLNTAQAEWKTQKN; this is encoded by the coding sequence ATGACCGGTTTCCGTCAAGGACGACGCAGAGCTGTCTGCGCCCTCGCCCTGACCAGCGTGCTCGCCCTGACCGTCACCGCCTGCGGAGACGACGGCAGCGGCGCCGCGGGTGACAAGGGCGGCGAGGGTTCGGGCAAGGGCGAGATCACCTTCTGGGACAACAACGGCGGTGTCCGCACCGACGTCTGGAAGGTGATCATCGCCGACTTCGAGAAGCAGAACCCCGGGATCAAGGTGAACTACGTCGGAATCGCCTCGACGGAGGTGCAGTCCAAGTACGACACGGCCATTCAGGGCGGAGGCCTGCCGGACGTCGGCGGCGTCGGAGCGGCGATGCTCGCCGGGATCGCCGTGCAGAACGCCTTGGAGCCGCTCGACGCACGCGTCGACGGCAGCGCGCTCAAGGGCAAGCTCAACGCGGGGATGGTCGAGAGCGTGAAGTCGGCGGGGGGCAAGGACAAGCTCTTCACCGTTCCCACCTCCGCCAGCAACGGTGTGCTCTACTACCGCACCGACTTGTTCGCTGCGGCCGGCCTGCCGACGCCCGACACCTGGTCCGCGTTCTACGCGGCGGCCGACAAGCTGACCCGGAAGGACGCGAACAAGTTCGGCTACACCATCCGCGGCGGTGCGGGATCCATCGCCCAGGCGCTGGACGCCATGTACGGCCAGAGCGGGGTCACCGGCTTCTGGGACGGTGACAAGACCACGGTCAACGACCCCAAGAACGTTGCCGCGTTGGAGAAGTACGTGGGGCTGTTCAAGAACAACACCCCTGCGGCCGACGTCAACAACGACTTCACCAAGATGGTCGCCCAGTGGGACAGCGGCGAGATCGGCATGGTGAGCCACAACCTGGGCTCGTACAAGGACCATGTGAAGGCGCTCGGTACGGAGAAGTTCCGGGGCGTCCCGAACCCGACCACCGACGACGGCACCCGTGTGCAGGTCTCCCACCCGGTCGACGGTCTCGCCCTCTTCTCGTCGAGCAAGAACAAGTCGGCTGCCTGGAAGTTCATCGAGTTCGCCGCCTCGCACGCCTCCAACAGCAAGTGGAACGAGTCGGCGGGCGCCATCCCGGCCAACACCGAGGCGGCCCAGGACCCCTGGATCCAGAAGGCCGAGCCGACCAAGCTCGCCGCCGAGGCCCTCTTCAGCGGCAAGGCCACGATCGTGCAGCTGCCGTACTACCTGCCCGACTGGAACACCATTTCCAAGGCCGACAACGAGCCCGCCTTCCAGAAGGTCCTGCTCGGCAAGTCCACGTCGAAGGATTTCCTGGACAGCCTCGCCGAGCAGCTGAACACGGCGCAGGCCGAGTGGAAGACCCAGAAGAATTGA
- a CDS encoding RNA-guided endonuclease InsQ/TnpB family protein yields MPTAAMGDGDTGHARYTFRLRVSSTALGRLEAEWARCRWVWNECVAMSRKVHTHNKTAAEKATCGPSQLDKILTGARRSMAWLREGSSVPQQQIIRDFARSRTKALKDIKARFPMRQRAGMPKYKKKHMMDPTLNYTQRGFRLKDGRLHLAGGISVSVVWSRDLPEPPSSVRVYRDSLGHWYASFVVPTTVEALPSTGAVIGIDWGVRETATTTSDEHDLPHAQYGRKAADRLAHYQRMMARRRTPKGKAQTRGYRQARQQAARAQMKISRQRQDTGRKWAKKVVRDHDALAVEDFKAKFLAKSTLARKAADAAIGATKTALIEMGRKHGRTVHLVHPAHTTMDCAQCGARTKHALPLSERTYSCIACGAVSPRDKNSARVMLVRAGLHPAGADRVRADGPPVHSPREPGIPSL; encoded by the coding sequence ATGCCGACAGCAGCGATGGGCGACGGGGATACCGGGCATGCCCGGTACACCTTCCGGCTTCGCGTGTCGTCCACCGCGCTTGGCCGGCTTGAGGCGGAGTGGGCGCGGTGTCGGTGGGTGTGGAACGAGTGCGTGGCGATGTCCCGCAAGGTGCACACCCACAACAAGACGGCCGCTGAGAAGGCGACGTGTGGTCCGTCGCAGCTCGACAAGATACTGACCGGGGCCCGACGCTCGATGGCGTGGCTGCGTGAGGGCAGCAGCGTTCCGCAGCAGCAGATCATCCGCGACTTCGCCAGATCCCGCACGAAGGCCCTCAAGGACATCAAGGCCCGGTTTCCGATGCGGCAGCGTGCCGGGATGCCGAAGTACAAGAAGAAACACATGATGGACCCCACGCTCAACTACACGCAGCGCGGCTTCCGGCTGAAGGACGGGCGCCTGCATCTGGCGGGGGGTATCAGCGTGAGCGTCGTGTGGTCGCGGGATCTGCCCGAGCCGCCGTCGTCGGTGCGTGTGTACCGAGACAGCCTCGGGCACTGGTACGCAAGTTTCGTCGTCCCCACGACCGTCGAGGCACTGCCCTCCACGGGTGCGGTGATCGGCATCGACTGGGGCGTGAGGGAGACGGCGACCACCACGTCCGACGAACACGACCTGCCCCACGCCCAGTACGGCAGGAAAGCCGCCGACCGCCTCGCGCACTACCAGCGCATGATGGCGCGACGCCGCACGCCCAAGGGCAAGGCCCAGACACGGGGCTATCGTCAAGCGCGGCAGCAGGCCGCGAGGGCGCAGATGAAGATTTCCAGGCAGCGTCAGGACACCGGCCGAAAGTGGGCCAAGAAGGTGGTCCGCGACCATGACGCCCTGGCCGTTGAGGACTTCAAGGCGAAGTTCCTCGCCAAGTCCACCCTGGCACGCAAAGCGGCGGACGCCGCGATCGGTGCCACGAAGACGGCCCTGATCGAGATGGGCCGAAAGCACGGCCGGACCGTGCACCTTGTCCATCCCGCGCACACCACCATGGACTGCGCGCAGTGCGGAGCGAGAACCAAGCACGCACTACCCCTCTCGGAACGAACCTACTCGTGCATCGCGTGCGGAGCCGTGTCCCCCAGGGATAAGAACTCCGCTCGCGTGATGCTCGTCCGGGCTGGTCTCCACCCGGCTGGTGCCGATCGTGTAAGAGCTGACGGACCGCCGGTCCACAGCCCACGTGAGCCAGGAATCCCCTCCCTTTAG
- a CDS encoding carbohydrate ABC transporter permease produces the protein MASAVTRRTGAPPRRLPYLLIAPAALLMLGFIAYPVISVFYYSVQHYNPTKPWRNGFAGFDNFVRIFTDDPHFWGTLIFSAKWVAVEVSLQLLFGLALALIVNQTFAGRALGRALVFSPWAVSGVLTSAIWVLLYNSQTGITRYLADMGIGEYGTSWLSDTSTVFSAVVVADLWRGVPFFAILILADLQSVPKDLYEAAEVDGAGRLRQFLHITLPHLKDAIILSTLLRAVWEFNNVDLLYTLTGGGPAGETTTLPLYIANTSVDAHNFGYASALTTVAFTILLFCSMVYLRLSKFGGDSK, from the coding sequence ATGGCCTCAGCTGTGACCCGCCGCACGGGAGCACCCCCCCGCCGACTGCCGTACCTGCTGATCGCCCCCGCCGCACTGCTGATGCTGGGCTTCATCGCCTATCCCGTGATCAGCGTCTTCTACTACAGCGTTCAGCACTACAACCCCACCAAGCCCTGGCGGAACGGCTTCGCCGGCTTCGACAACTTCGTGCGCATCTTCACCGACGACCCGCACTTCTGGGGGACGCTGATCTTCAGCGCGAAGTGGGTCGCCGTCGAGGTGAGCCTGCAGCTGCTGTTCGGCCTGGCGCTCGCGCTGATCGTCAACCAGACCTTCGCGGGCCGCGCCCTGGGTCGGGCGCTGGTGTTCTCCCCCTGGGCGGTCTCGGGAGTACTGACGTCGGCCATCTGGGTGCTGCTGTACAACTCCCAGACCGGCATCACCCGTTACCTCGCGGACATGGGGATCGGCGAGTACGGAACGTCCTGGCTGTCCGACACCTCCACGGTCTTCTCCGCGGTGGTCGTCGCCGATCTGTGGCGCGGCGTCCCCTTCTTCGCGATCCTCATCCTCGCCGACCTCCAGTCCGTACCGAAGGACCTGTACGAGGCCGCCGAGGTCGACGGGGCCGGCCGGCTGCGGCAGTTCCTCCACATCACGCTTCCGCACCTCAAGGACGCGATCATCCTGTCCACCCTGCTGCGGGCGGTGTGGGAGTTCAACAACGTGGATCTCCTCTACACGCTCACCGGCGGCGGCCCCGCGGGCGAGACGACCACGCTGCCCCTCTACATCGCCAACACCAGTGTCGATGCCCACAACTTCGGATACGCCTCCGCCCTCACGACGGTGGCGTTCACCATCCTTCTCTTCTGCTCGATGGTCTATCTGCGCCTGAGCAAGTTCGGAGGCGACAGCAAATGA
- a CDS encoding ABC transporter ATP-binding protein: MNPLLRIRGLRSGYAGGVVLGGVDLDLDEGGTVALLGRNGVGKTTLISTVMGLVRPYEGSVGLDGRDLAGARVDVIARAGVGVVPQGRRVFAPLTVDEHLTIASRRPAHGPWTRTRVLDLLPRLGERLGHRGDQLSGGEQQMLAIARALLGNPRLLLLDEPSDGLAPAIVAQVGEVIREVSAQGMSVVLVEQNLALALSVARTVAVMHKGVIVHQSPAAELASRPESLRHLLGVD; this comes from the coding sequence GTGAACCCGCTCCTGCGCATCCGCGGACTGCGCTCCGGCTACGCCGGGGGCGTCGTCCTCGGCGGTGTGGACCTGGACCTCGACGAGGGCGGGACCGTAGCCCTCCTCGGGCGGAACGGAGTGGGGAAGACCACCCTCATCTCGACGGTCATGGGACTCGTCCGCCCCTACGAAGGCAGCGTCGGCCTCGACGGCCGGGACCTCGCCGGCGCCCGCGTCGACGTGATCGCCCGCGCAGGCGTCGGCGTCGTTCCCCAGGGCCGCAGGGTCTTCGCCCCGCTGACCGTGGACGAACACCTGACCATCGCCTCGCGGCGCCCGGCGCACGGCCCCTGGACCAGGACCCGAGTCCTCGACCTGCTGCCGCGCCTGGGGGAGCGCCTCGGACACCGCGGAGACCAGCTCTCCGGAGGAGAACAGCAGATGCTCGCGATAGCCAGGGCCCTCCTGGGCAATCCGCGCCTGCTCCTCCTCGACGAACCGTCCGACGGCCTTGCTCCGGCGATCGTCGCCCAAGTGGGCGAGGTGATCCGCGAGGTCAGTGCGCAGGGCATGTCGGTCGTCCTCGTCGAGCAGAACCTCGCCCTCGCCCTCTCCGTGGCCCGGACCGTGGCGGTCATGCACAAGGGAGTCATCGTCCACCAGTCACCCGCCGCGGAACTGGCATCCCGCCCCGAATCCCTACGACACCTCCTGGGCGTCGACTGA
- a CDS encoding PmoA family protein, with protein MNVPLVLRRAGRPVARYTTTPDLAPDHSPRPYLHPVTTLTGVPVTELMPEDHPHHLGAGVAVPDVAGHNFWGGRTFVRDRGPTALDNHGVQRHDGFSRLDQDGFVEELSWTAGGRVLLRERRTVVTAALSDSAWALDFTFSLTEASGQDLSFGSPATNGRPGAAYGGFFWRAPKEAAAPVVFSADADGEEAAHGSRADWVALAGRGWTLVFAGATEETRRDPWFLRAAEYPGVGSSLAPGRRLAVAAGASVVRRVVTVVADGRLGRAEAAALVRKAVAA; from the coding sequence ATGAACGTGCCCCTCGTCCTGCGCCGCGCCGGCCGCCCGGTGGCGCGTTACACGACCACCCCGGACCTGGCGCCGGACCACTCCCCCCGGCCCTACCTGCATCCGGTCACCACTCTGACGGGGGTCCCCGTCACCGAGCTGATGCCGGAGGACCACCCGCACCACCTCGGCGCGGGCGTGGCCGTGCCCGATGTGGCGGGCCACAACTTCTGGGGCGGGCGCACCTTCGTACGCGACCGGGGACCGACCGCGCTCGACAACCACGGCGTGCAGCGGCACGACGGCTTCAGCCGCCTCGACCAGGACGGCTTCGTGGAGGAGCTGAGCTGGACGGCCGGGGGCCGGGTGCTCCTGCGCGAACGCCGGACCGTGGTGACGGCGGCACTGAGCGACTCGGCCTGGGCCCTGGACTTCACCTTCTCGCTCACCGAGGCGTCGGGCCAGGACCTTTCCTTCGGCAGCCCGGCCACCAACGGACGCCCGGGCGCCGCCTACGGGGGCTTCTTCTGGCGCGCCCCCAAAGAGGCGGCGGCCCCGGTCGTCTTCAGTGCGGACGCGGACGGCGAGGAGGCCGCGCACGGCTCCCGTGCCGACTGGGTCGCGCTGGCCGGCCGGGGCTGGACCCTGGTCTTCGCCGGAGCGACCGAGGAGACCCGGCGCGATCCGTGGTTCCTGCGCGCCGCCGAGTATCCGGGCGTGGGTTCCTCCCTCGCCCCCGGCCGGCGGCTGGCCGTCGCGGCCGGAGCGAGCGTCGTACGGCGGGTGGTCACCGTGGTGGCCGACGGCCGCCTGGGGCGGGCAGAGGCCGCGGCGCTGGTGCGCAAGGCGGTCGCGGCATGA
- a CDS encoding pectinesterase family protein encodes MPSHHSRAALGRRSLLTAGAGAAFALAVSGGRAAAHPGGGPFGRFGSPAARLTERTLYVHPGGFGDHTTVQAAVNAADGSGWTLVLAPGRYRETVAVSPARTAMTWIGASENPRDVVVVYDNAAGTTRPDGGTYGTTGSATTTVQADGFTAQWITFANDFLRTDLPGNPGTQAVAIKVQGDRSAFFHCRFLGHQDTLYTDSMALATVARQYFAHCYVEGDVDFVFGRARAVFEHCHFRTLLRADLAGAPYGFVFAPSTARVNPYGLLAVRCRVTSEAPDGFYKLARPWVPGSDPTAWPSLVVRDSVLGPGIDATAPYANMRDAYPWQAQRFAEYRNTGPGARTDIPQNRPQLASSQAASATRECYLADWAPDGRFDGDRLHHEPGGVVGSVDAQEVS; translated from the coding sequence ATGCCCTCGCACCACTCACGGGCCGCTCTCGGCCGCCGTTCCCTGCTCACCGCCGGTGCCGGAGCGGCGTTCGCGCTCGCCGTGTCCGGCGGCCGCGCCGCCGCCCACCCCGGGGGCGGCCCGTTCGGCCGGTTCGGTTCGCCCGCCGCCCGGCTCACCGAGCGCACCCTGTACGTCCACCCGGGCGGCTTCGGAGACCACACCACCGTCCAGGCCGCCGTGAACGCGGCGGACGGCTCCGGCTGGACGCTGGTCCTCGCACCGGGCAGGTACCGGGAGACCGTCGCCGTCAGCCCGGCCCGCACCGCCATGACCTGGATCGGCGCGAGCGAGAACCCCCGTGACGTCGTCGTCGTGTACGACAACGCGGCCGGCACGACACGGCCCGACGGCGGCACGTACGGCACGACCGGTTCGGCAACGACAACCGTCCAGGCGGACGGATTCACCGCACAGTGGATCACCTTCGCGAACGACTTCCTGCGCACCGACCTACCCGGGAATCCCGGCACGCAGGCAGTCGCGATCAAGGTCCAGGGCGACCGGTCCGCCTTCTTCCACTGCCGGTTCCTCGGACATCAGGACACCCTCTACACCGACTCGATGGCGCTGGCCACCGTCGCCCGCCAGTACTTCGCGCACTGTTACGTCGAGGGCGACGTCGACTTCGTCTTCGGCAGGGCCCGCGCGGTGTTCGAACACTGCCACTTCCGTACGCTGCTGCGCGCCGATCTGGCGGGCGCCCCGTACGGCTTCGTCTTCGCCCCCTCCACCGCTCGCGTCAACCCGTACGGCCTGCTGGCCGTCCGCTGCCGGGTGACCAGTGAGGCACCGGACGGCTTCTACAAGCTGGCCCGGCCCTGGGTTCCGGGCTCGGACCCGACCGCATGGCCGTCCCTCGTCGTCCGTGACAGCGTGCTCGGTCCGGGCATCGACGCCACCGCACCGTACGCGAACATGCGCGACGCCTATCCCTGGCAGGCCCAGCGCTTCGCGGAGTACCGCAACACGGGTCCCGGTGCGCGAACCGACATCCCGCAGAACCGCCCTCAACTCGCTTCCTCACAAGCCGCGTCGGCGACGCGCGAGTGCTATCTGGCCGACTGGGCTCCTGACGGCCGGTTCGACGGCGATCGGCTCCATCATGAACCAGGGGGTGTCGTGGGGTCAGTCGACGCCCAGGAGGTGTCGTAG
- a CDS encoding rhamnogalacturonan acetylesterase codes for MTFTRRRAVTAGAGLALALAAAPAVTATPAAAVPRGKGCGRTLYIAGDSTAAQKYADAAPETGWGMALPFFLHRDVTVANHAVNGRSTKSFIDEGRLTAILDVIRPGDLLLIQFGHNDQKTTDPTRYTEPWTTYQDNLGRFVDGARECGALPVLATSVERRRFDAEGTALRTHGDYPAAMRQVAAEEDVAVIDVQEQSLALWQELGPETTKTYFNWTATEQDNTHFNPPGAIAVARMVATGLLHARALAPGDTRRTDEEVPAQWITWPDSEES; via the coding sequence GTGACCTTCACCCGCCGCCGGGCGGTCACGGCCGGGGCAGGGCTCGCCCTCGCCCTGGCCGCGGCCCCCGCCGTGACCGCGACCCCCGCCGCGGCCGTCCCCCGGGGAAAGGGGTGCGGGCGCACCCTCTACATCGCCGGTGACTCCACGGCGGCGCAGAAGTACGCCGACGCCGCCCCGGAGACCGGGTGGGGCATGGCCCTGCCCTTCTTCCTGCACCGGGACGTCACGGTCGCCAACCACGCGGTCAACGGCCGCAGCACCAAGAGCTTCATCGACGAGGGCCGGCTGACCGCGATCCTGGACGTGATCCGGCCCGGAGACCTCCTGCTGATCCAGTTCGGCCACAACGACCAGAAGACCACGGACCCCACGCGCTACACCGAGCCCTGGACCACCTACCAGGACAACCTGGGCCGGTTCGTCGACGGCGCGCGCGAGTGCGGGGCCCTGCCGGTCCTCGCCACCTCCGTCGAGCGCCGCAGGTTCGACGCCGAAGGCACCGCTCTGCGCACCCACGGGGACTATCCGGCCGCGATGCGGCAGGTGGCCGCCGAGGAGGACGTCGCCGTCATCGATGTCCAGGAGCAGTCCCTGGCCCTCTGGCAGGAGCTCGGCCCGGAGACCACGAAGACGTACTTCAACTGGACGGCGACCGAGCAGGACAACACCCACTTCAACCCGCCGGGCGCGATCGCCGTGGCCCGGATGGTCGCCACCGGCCTCCTCCACGCCCGCGCCCTCGCACCGGGCGACACCCGCCGCACCGACGAGGAAGTCCCCGCGCAATGGATCACCTGGCCCGATTCCGAGGAGAGCTGA